A single region of the Methanococcoides sp. AM1 genome encodes:
- a CDS encoding NosD domain-containing protein has translation MTIGTASAGTFTVNNSTGPVADFTSIQDAVNASNDGDTILVYLGFYEENVDISQANITIESESGPDVTTVQDVTGVDDCVFSIGKINEGVNNVTINGFNVTGGNGIHFYESSGELRNNIISDGGIRAVSSHITVINNTIISKGISFSYLHTSALLENNEVFSCSGAGIHILDQARVTLVNNTIYNNSAGIEMFSFADGHIYNNTIYGNEIGIDIVSNSYGKVANNTIYGNGEVGIRILDDSRGDVYNNYFNNTMNAQTDEPDPDIGPSTWNTTKTAGPNIIGGPYLGGNYWANPDGTGFSQTHGGVDGICDLPYIIDGNNIDYLPLCLLTPIEETENLKEYVNGLDGEVADSTKHVLNVKLDNVIDKLDKGDNDKAIKKLEDFIKFVGIMERQGKLDGTQAAYLISEAERIIEMIQNSEG, from the coding sequence ATGACCATTGGAACAGCATCCGCAGGCACATTCACAGTAAACAACAGCACAGGCCCAGTAGCAGATTTTACTTCGATACAGGATGCTGTAAATGCGTCAAACGATGGGGATACAATCCTTGTTTATCTAGGATTCTATGAAGAAAATGTGGACATATCTCAAGCAAACATAACAATAGAATCGGAATCCGGACCTGATGTTACCACTGTTCAGGATGTTACGGGGGTGGACGATTGCGTCTTCTCTATTGGAAAGATAAACGAAGGTGTTAATAACGTGACCATCAACGGCTTTAATGTAACAGGTGGTAACGGGATACATTTTTATGAATCCAGCGGCGAACTGAGAAATAACATTATATCGGATGGGGGAATTCGTGCTGTTTCAAGCCACATTACCGTGATCAATAACACCATAATTTCGAAAGGAATAAGCTTCTCCTATTTGCATACTAGTGCTTTATTAGAGAATAATGAAGTGTTTTCTTGCTCTGGTGCTGGAATACATATTCTAGACCAGGCACGCGTCACCTTGGTTAACAACACCATATACAACAATTCTGCAGGAATTGAAATGTTTAGTTTTGCTGACGGCCATATTTACAACAACACCATATATGGGAATGAAATTGGAATCGATATAGTTAGCAACTCCTACGGAAAGGTAGCTAACAACACCATATATGGGAATGGTGAAGTTGGAATCAGGATATTAGACGATTCCCGCGGTGATGTTTATAACAACTATTTCAACAATACGATGAATGCTCAGACTGATGAACCTGATCCCGACATAGGGCCCAGCACTTGGAACACCACCAAAACAGCAGGTCCAAACATCATTGGTGGACCTTACCTAGGTGGAAACTACTGGGCAAACCCAGATGGCACAGGTTTCAGCCAGACCCATGGAGGTGTGGATGGGATATGCGATTTACCATACATAATTGATGGGAACAACATCGATTACCTACCATTATGTTTACTAACACCTATTGAGGAAACAGAAAATCTCAAAGAATATGTGAATGGTCTGGATGGGGAGGTTGCAGATTCTACCAAACATGTTCTCAATGTAAAACTCGACAACGTAATCGATAAGCTTGATAAAGGAGACAATGACAAAGCCATCAAAAAACTCGAGGATTTCATTAAATTTGTTGGTATAATGGAACGACAAGGTAAGTTGGATGGTACGCAAGCTGCATATCTAATCAGTGAAGCAGAACGTATCATCGAGATGATACAGAATTCAGAAGGGTAA